A single window of Actinoallomurus bryophytorum DNA harbors:
- a CDS encoding ABC transporter substrate-binding protein, producing MGEKPLSRRTFLSAAGIAGLSAPLLAACGTSGPGDSGAKGGGKTLQAWVLVDQAQNRVQQGAITDFNKASASKVKLLPISSDGAAYTDKLRVGMGSPNPPDIFFNWGSGSIRNYVQTGGLVDLGPKLSSDTAWKNSFLPSVLDAGKIDGKYYGIPLRGMQPVILFYNKTLFAEQGQKPPATFDDLLKLVDFFKSKSIQPFALGGLDQWPNLMWLEYLVERTGGPSVFENIAAGKPGAWQDPAITTALQQIRDLVDRGAFGTNFNSVNYVKDGAGLLFAKGKAAMHLMGTWEVSNQVDRHKSFAAKDLSFAPFPLVTGGKGDPNAVVGNPTNYFSVSTKSADKDAAIDFLKKEMSSGAYVDALIKTGDVPAVAGIEGKLGASPQPDFARYVYQLVQKAPSFTLSWDQALAPQLKTPLLSNLQSVFTKKKSPEQFVSAMESVK from the coding sequence ATGGGCGAGAAGCCCCTCTCACGCCGCACCTTCCTGTCCGCAGCCGGAATCGCCGGCCTGTCCGCGCCGCTTCTCGCCGCCTGTGGAACCTCCGGCCCCGGTGACAGCGGTGCCAAGGGGGGCGGTAAGACCCTCCAGGCATGGGTCCTGGTGGACCAGGCGCAGAACCGCGTCCAACAGGGCGCCATCACCGACTTCAACAAGGCCAGTGCCAGCAAGGTGAAGCTGCTGCCGATCTCCAGCGACGGCGCCGCGTACACCGACAAGCTCCGCGTGGGCATGGGCTCGCCGAACCCGCCCGACATCTTCTTCAACTGGGGCAGCGGCAGCATCCGCAACTACGTGCAGACCGGCGGCCTGGTGGACCTGGGCCCCAAGCTTTCCTCCGACACGGCCTGGAAGAACTCCTTCCTGCCCTCCGTACTCGACGCCGGAAAGATCGACGGCAAGTACTACGGCATTCCCCTACGAGGAATGCAACCCGTCATCCTCTTCTACAACAAGACCCTGTTCGCCGAACAGGGGCAGAAACCGCCCGCGACCTTTGACGACCTGCTCAAGCTGGTCGACTTCTTCAAGTCCAAGAGCATCCAGCCGTTCGCGCTCGGCGGCCTCGACCAGTGGCCCAACCTCATGTGGCTGGAGTACCTGGTCGAGCGCACCGGCGGTCCGTCGGTGTTCGAGAACATCGCCGCGGGCAAACCCGGCGCCTGGCAGGACCCGGCGATCACGACGGCCCTGCAGCAGATCCGCGACCTGGTCGACCGCGGGGCGTTCGGCACCAACTTCAACTCGGTGAACTACGTCAAGGACGGCGCCGGCCTGCTGTTCGCCAAGGGCAAGGCGGCCATGCACCTGATGGGCACCTGGGAGGTCTCCAACCAGGTGGACCGGCACAAGAGCTTCGCCGCCAAGGACCTGAGCTTCGCGCCGTTCCCGCTGGTGACCGGCGGTAAGGGCGACCCGAACGCCGTGGTCGGCAACCCGACCAACTACTTCTCGGTCAGCACCAAGTCCGCCGACAAGGACGCCGCGATCGACTTCCTCAAGAAGGAGATGTCGTCCGGCGCGTACGTCGACGCGCTCATCAAGACCGGCGACGTGCCGGCCGTGGCCGGCATCGAGGGCAAGCTGGGCGCCTCTCCCCAGCCGGACTTCGCCAGGTACGTCTACCAGCTGGTGCAGAAGGCGCCGAGCTTCACACTGTCGTGGGACCAGGCGCTGGCCCCGCAGCTCAAGACTCCGCTCCTGTCGAACCTGCAGAGCGTCTTCACCAAGAAGAAGTCGCCCGAGCAGTTCGTGAGCGCCATGGAGTCGGTGAAGTGA
- a CDS encoding LacI family DNA-binding transcriptional regulator — translation MSEQPARPTLALIASEAGVSQATVSKVLNGRTDVAAATRERVADLLRTHNYLAPGGRRARRSGLVDLVIGGLDSPWAVEILRGVEAECAERGVGTVVSLVRDDDARPSSWTSLTTMHDSDGVILVTSRMTSQQRQQLERAGVALVVIDPVDMPDTDLASVGATNWAGGLAATEHLISLGHRRIGVIGGPREMLCTQARIDGYRAALERAGIEFDRRLIRYGDFRHEGGFTASRELLGLEERPTSIFAGSDQQAMGAYEAARQADLQVPRDLSVVGFDDLPLCQWLSPPLTTVRQPLEEMGRLAARALFSQLDGEPLVSPRVELATELRVRLSTAPPRPAA, via the coding sequence GTGAGCGAGCAACCCGCACGGCCCACGCTCGCCCTCATCGCGTCGGAGGCCGGGGTCTCCCAGGCCACCGTCTCCAAGGTGCTCAATGGCCGGACCGACGTCGCAGCCGCGACGCGTGAGCGGGTCGCGGACCTGCTACGGACGCACAACTACCTCGCCCCGGGAGGGCGCCGGGCGCGCCGCTCCGGCCTGGTCGACCTGGTCATCGGCGGCCTCGACAGCCCCTGGGCCGTGGAGATCCTGCGCGGGGTCGAGGCCGAATGCGCCGAGCGCGGCGTCGGCACCGTCGTCTCCCTCGTCCGCGACGACGACGCGCGGCCGTCCAGCTGGACCTCGCTCACGACGATGCACGACAGCGACGGCGTGATCCTCGTGACCTCGCGCATGACGTCGCAGCAGCGCCAGCAGCTCGAACGCGCAGGCGTCGCCCTGGTCGTCATCGACCCGGTCGACATGCCCGACACCGACCTGGCCAGCGTCGGCGCCACCAACTGGGCCGGCGGGCTGGCCGCCACCGAACACCTCATCTCCCTCGGACACCGCAGGATCGGCGTGATCGGCGGCCCGCGCGAGATGCTCTGCACCCAGGCGCGGATCGACGGCTACCGCGCCGCGCTCGAACGCGCCGGCATCGAGTTCGACCGCCGGCTCATCCGCTACGGGGACTTCCGGCACGAGGGTGGCTTCACCGCCTCGCGCGAGCTGCTCGGCCTGGAGGAGCGGCCCACCTCGATCTTCGCGGGCAGCGACCAGCAGGCCATGGGCGCCTACGAGGCCGCGCGCCAGGCGGACCTGCAGGTGCCACGGGATCTCAGCGTCGTCGGGTTCGACGACCTTCCCCTGTGCCAGTGGCTTTCGCCGCCGCTGACGACGGTCCGCCAGCCCCTGGAGGAGATGGGCCGGCTCGCGGCCCGCGCTCTGTTCAGCCAGCTCGACGGTGAGCCGCTGGTGAGCCCGCGGGTCGAGCTCGCCACCGAGCTCCGCGTGCGGCTGTCCACCGCCCCGCCGCGGCCCGCGGCCTAA